The Serpentinimonas maccroryi genome has a segment encoding these proteins:
- the hslV gene encoding ATP-dependent protease subunit HslV has product MNTPSHDPALLYGTTIVCVRRLTPAGVQVAIGGDGQVTLGHIVVKGTARKVRKLYRDQVLAGFAGATADAFTLFERFEAKLEKHQGHLQRAAIELTRDWRTDRVLRRLEAMLAVADRSASLIITGNGDVLEPEHGIVAIGSGGAYAQAAARALLAHTELGAEAIVRESLQVAGELCIYTNLNHTVEVL; this is encoded by the coding sequence ATGAACACTCCATCCCACGACCCCGCCCTGCTCTACGGCACCACCATCGTCTGCGTGCGCCGCCTCACCCCGGCTGGGGTGCAGGTGGCGATCGGCGGCGATGGCCAGGTCACGCTCGGCCACATCGTGGTCAAGGGCACGGCGCGCAAGGTGCGCAAGCTCTACCGCGACCAGGTGCTGGCCGGTTTTGCCGGCGCCACCGCCGACGCCTTCACGCTGTTCGAGCGCTTCGAGGCCAAGCTGGAAAAGCACCAAGGCCACTTGCAGCGCGCCGCCATCGAGCTCACGCGCGACTGGCGCACCGACCGCGTGCTGCGCCGCCTCGAAGCCATGCTGGCCGTGGCCGACCGCAGCGCCAGCCTGATCATCACCGGCAACGGCGACGTGCTCGAGCCCGAACACGGCATCGTGGCCATCGGCTCGGGCGGCGCCTATGCCCAAGCGGCAGCGCGCGCGCTGCTGGCGCACACCGAGCTGGGCGCCGAAGCGATCGTGCGCGAGTCGCTGCAGGTGGCGGGCGAGCTGTGCATCTACACCAACCTGAACCACACCGTCGAGGTGCTCTAA